Below is a genomic region from Candidatus Hydrogenedentota bacterium.
ACCTCAGCACGTCGTGGGAGTATCGCGACGATCTGCTGCCTGCCGGGCTGGCCAGCCGCGGCAACCCGCCTCCCAGCTACGAACGTTATGTGACCGGATCGGCGTTCGACTACGCATTCTCGCTGCCCCGCGTCGCGCCGCGCCGTGACGGTGTTGCCGGGTATATCTACAATAATCTCGACGGGCGGTTGATGTGCGACGTGTGGCAGAGCCAACGCAAGCCCTTCATAGCAGAATTGGGTGGGGCGGTGTCGGTGTTTGAGCGTGGCGAGCGATGGGGATACGACCTGCAATCGGCGCTTGACGAGGCCCTTCAGTACCACGCGAACTACATCATGCTCTGCAATTGGGACGTCGGCGTTATGGATACGGTACAGGACTTGAGCGCCGCGCCGCCCGTTCAGTTCTACAATACGCATGGTGCCCTGATGGACGCCACGTTGCGCGAGATGGGCTACCGGCTCGTGCCCGTGTCTATCGACGTGCCGGATCGTATAGTTCCCCGTCGGCCCTTTCACGTGATGCACACATGGGAAAACCGGGCTCAGGGCCGTCTCCCGTATCCCTACCGGTTCGAGATTTCGTTGGAGCGCGACGGTATAACACGCTGGCGAGGCGTAGACTCGGTATTCGATCCAACGAATATCGTTCGCGGCGAGACGTTTCGCTGGGTTTCGACGTTCGACTTGCCGGATCACGGATTCGACTCGGGCGACTACACCGTTCGAATTTCGCTGGTCAATGATGCGGGCACCCAACGCATCGCGCTGCCAATCGAAGACGGCAAAGGCAATACGTACCGGATTGGCGCCGTACATGTCGCACGCGAGACGAGTACGCGCGCTCCCCTTCCATTCGAAACCTTCGAAGGTGAAGAGTCGGCTGCGTATCGCATCGACGATTCCCACGGACAACGAACCAGCGACGCAGCCCAAGTCGTTCGCGGTGCGCGGAGTGTCGAAGGTGTAAACAAGGGTGAGCAGGAGTGGTGCGAATTCCTTCAGTCGAATCCTTCATCCCTTGCGTTGGAGCCTAACGGCGTCTATGTGGTGAGCTTCCTGTATCGGCCAATCGAAGCGCACGGTGGGACGCTGGAGGATCCCGGCTTCTTCTATTTCTTGGCGCGCTCCGACAGTGGCGGAATTTCGGAGGACCGGGGATTCACGCGCTGGCGAGATCAGCCCGGGGTTGGCGCGGCTGCGAAGACGGTCGTTGTGGCGCTGGCTCCTCACGGCGATTACCGGCTGATGTGGGGCATTCGCAAAAAGGGCGCCGTGGCGATCGATGATATCTGCGTAACGCGTGTTCCCTCAGACAACGTGATATACGCTGCCGTTTCGCCCACGGAGGCGAACGGCTTCAGGACTGCTTCCCTGGAAGTCGCCTTCGATCCCGCAACGCGCCAGCCACGGTCCAGCGAAGTCCTCACGACCGATCCGGCACTAGTGCGCTTATCGCCCAACACGCGCTACACATTGTCTTTCGATTATGAATCGCGAGTCGACCCCCAGTTTGGATCGCATGCGTGGCTGAAGTTGCGTGCTCGGAGCGATAGCGGCAAGCCTGATCGCGTGCTTCTCAAATGGGCTCAGCGTTCCGGCAGTCGCGAAACCAAGTACGTCACATTTACAACCGGTCCGAGCGAAGGCGACGCATTAGTCTGGGGCTTCGCAAACGGCGGCTCCTGCCGTGTCGATCGTGTGACGCTCTTCTCCAACCCCGCTCACGGCTAGACATTGCCGCCGGTGCAGACTAACCTAGTATGAAAGGGGGGGGATTTGTATGCAGCCGGAGCGAAATGACGTGGGTATCGATCGGGGTAAGTTGCGCTGGAACGGATGGGGATGGATTGATGCGCCCGACATGCTCGGCGAGCGCGCGAATGATGTCTGGCGTTGGGTCGGCCACACGTTGGCTGTCGACCCGCTTCCCAATACCCCCGCGGTACCGCTGTCTGAAATCGCATTGCCGCCGATTCGGTTGAACGCTCAGACCTTGCGCGAACTCGGCGCGTTGACGTCGCCGGACCGCGTCAAGACAGATTCATACGAGCGCGCATTTCATGCGCGCGGCAGAAGCTATCCCGACATGCTTTGCCTGCGTAGTGGCCGCATAAATCCGGCCCCGGATGCGGTCGTGTATCCAGCAAGCACGGACGAAGTGTTGGTCGTCGTGCGGTTTGCCGCCGAGCACCGAATTGCCCTCGTGCCCTTTGGCGGAGGATCGAGCGTGGTGGGCGGCGTGAACGCGCAGTCGAACCCTAATCAGACGGGCATTGTTACGCTCGACATGACGCTGATGAACCGCGTGCTAGGAATCGACGCAGAAGCCCGGGTGGCGCGTATCGAAGCGGGGATCTATGGTCCGGCCCTTGAAAAGGAACTGCAGGCGAAAGGCTTCACGCTAAGTCATTACCCGCAGTCGTTCGAGTTTTCGACGCTCGGCGGTTGGATTGCCGCGCGCGGCGCCGGTCATCAAAGCAATCGCTACGGCAAGGCCGAAGACTGGTTACTTTCGGCTACGTTGGTGACGCCGGCGGGCTTGTGGAAGACAGAGGCATTCCCCGCGTCGGCGGCGGGCCCACAGTTCAACGATCTGGTCCCGGGTTCCGAAGGCGCGTTGGGCGTAATCACGGAAGCGGAAGTTCGCATTCACCCGGTGCCCGAGGCGAAGGACTATCGCGGCTACATTTTCATGGACTATTCGGCGGCGCTGGTCGCGGCAAGAACCTTGATGCAGTCGGACGTGCATACCGCCATGATTCGCCTCTCCGATCCCGACGAGACTTACTTCCTTCAAGCCCTGCACATGGGTGGAGAAGCGGATCGCTCGGCTCGGTTCTGCCTGATGCTGGTGGGCATTGAAGGAGACAAGGCCATCGTCGACGCATCGCGCGAGCGGAGCCAGGCGATCGTCGAAGCGAATGGCGGCATGCATATGGGGGATCATTTCGGGACGGCGTGGTACAAGGGCCGGTTCACGATGCCATACCTTCGCGATCCGCTGATGGATCGCGGGCTTGCCGTCGATACGCTGGAGACGGCGACGCGGTGGTCCAACCTCGGTCATCTCCACGCGGTCATCACGCAGGCTATCGGCGATGCGATGGCGGCGCGCCCCGGTTTGCCAGGGTCGAAGGGCATCGTCATGGCGCACGTGAGCCACGCGTATGAAGACGGCGCCAGCCTGTATTTCACGTATGTGTACGTGCGCGATCCGGACGATCCGTACGGTCAATGGCAATCAATCAAACACGCGGCTTCCGAAGCGATTCTCGCGAACGGCGGCACGATCAGCCACCATCACGGCGTGGGCACGGATCACTTGCCGTATCTCTTGCGAGAAAAAGGACAGTTGGCTTTGAACATGCTCCGGGCTGTCAAGAGCCAGGTCGATCCGCTCGACATCCTCAATCCGGGAAAGTTGATCCCAAAGGATCGGCAAGGGTGAAGGAAGAACAGGGACTGACGCAAGCGCAGCGAGCAAAGCGAGCGGAGACGGGTCTGTCCCTGTTTTTCGAGTCTCCGTTCTTCGGGTCACCGGCATCGTGAGCACCCGTATTGCCGTCGTGGGGGCATGTCCCTTTCCCGTGCCGCAGGGATCGCAGGTGTTCCTGAAGGACACCGCGCTGACGCTGCAATCGCACGGATACGAGGTTCACCTCGTCGTCTACGGGTACGGCGAAAGCGAGGAAGACTTCGGATTGCAGGTTCATCGCTCGACGCGCGTACCTGGAGCCAGGCGGACGCAGGCCGGTCCCTCGCTGCACAAACCGTTGCTTGATCTGTTGCTCGTGCGCACGTTGCGCCGCGTCATGAGGCGCCATTCCATCGACGTGGTGCTCGCGCACAACTACGAAGGACTGCTGGTGGCGCTTGCGGCCCGCGCGCGCGCAATCGTGTATCAGGCACACAACGCCATGGTGGACGAACTGCCGCATTTTCTGCCGTTCGGCCGCATTGCGGAGTTTGTTGGCCGCCGGCTCGATCGGACATTTCCTCGCCTCGCTCAACACGTAGTCGCGCCGCACGCGGGGTTGGGGTCGTACCTCATGGCCTGCGGTTGCACTCCCGCGCGGGTGAGCGTGTTGACCCCGCCGGCAAACGCCGGCTGGTTTTCGGATCCCATTGTCTCGGAGACACCGCCTCCGGTCGTGTATACCGGGAATCTTGATTCGTATCAGAACGTCGCATTTCTGGATCACGTGATCGCGCGCGTGCGCGAACAGATGCCGGAAACGCGCCTTCTCGTGGCGACGAATGACAAGCGGCATGTCCCCCACGCGGAGATTATCCGCACGCCGGACTTCGACGCCCTCAAACAGGTGCTATCGCGGGACTGCGTGGTTGTGTGTCCGCGCGTGTCCTGGTCGGGCTATCCGATCAAACTGCTGAATGCGATGGCCGCGGGCCGCGCGATTGTCGCGTGCCGGAGCGCGGCGCATCCCCTCGACCACGGCCACACCGGTCTCATCGTGGACGACAACGACGAAGCGGCCTTTGGCGACGCAGTGGTCGAGCTGTTGCGTTCTTCCGAGAAGCGCCTGGCATTGGGCATGGCAGCCCGCGAGCGCGTGCGCACGGCCCACACCCCGCAAGCGTTTGCGGAGGCACTGGAACGTATTTTCGAGAGGGTGCTGAGCTACCCGCGGTGACCTTCGGCGAGGGGTTCGTTGCGGCAAGCCCCGTCCGGCTGGCAATATACGTCCTTTCACAGCGGGGAGCGCCGCATGGGCGCAGCAACCTCAGAAAGCGGTACATGCCTTGATTAGCGTTTCCGGATTCAACAAAACCTATCGCGACACGGTCGCGGTGGGCGATCTATCCTTCGAGGTGAAGCCGGGGGATATCCTCGGGCTTGTGGGTCCCAATGGCGCGGGGAAGACCTCGACACTGCGGAGTATCGCCGGGATCATCCCGCCCACGGCGGGGCAACTC
It encodes:
- a CDS encoding glycosyltransferase family 4 protein, which produces MSTRIAVVGACPFPVPQGSQVFLKDTALTLQSHGYEVHLVVYGYGESEEDFGLQVHRSTRVPGARRTQAGPSLHKPLLDLLLVRTLRRVMRRHSIDVVLAHNYEGLLVALAARARAIVYQAHNAMVDELPHFLPFGRIAEFVGRRLDRTFPRLAQHVVAPHAGLGSYLMACGCTPARVSVLTPPANAGWFSDPIVSETPPPVVYTGNLDSYQNVAFLDHVIARVREQMPETRLLVATNDKRHVPHAEIIRTPDFDALKQVLSRDCVVVCPRVSWSGYPIKLLNAMAAGRAIVACRSAAHPLDHGHTGLIVDDNDEAAFGDAVVELLRSSEKRLALGMAARERVRTAHTPQAFAEALERIFERVLSYPR
- a CDS encoding FAD-binding oxidoreductase — its product is MQPERNDVGIDRGKLRWNGWGWIDAPDMLGERANDVWRWVGHTLAVDPLPNTPAVPLSEIALPPIRLNAQTLRELGALTSPDRVKTDSYERAFHARGRSYPDMLCLRSGRINPAPDAVVYPASTDEVLVVVRFAAEHRIALVPFGGGSSVVGGVNAQSNPNQTGIVTLDMTLMNRVLGIDAEARVARIEAGIYGPALEKELQAKGFTLSHYPQSFEFSTLGGWIAARGAGHQSNRYGKAEDWLLSATLVTPAGLWKTEAFPASAAGPQFNDLVPGSEGALGVITEAEVRIHPVPEAKDYRGYIFMDYSAALVAARTLMQSDVHTAMIRLSDPDETYFLQALHMGGEADRSARFCLMLVGIEGDKAIVDASRERSQAIVEANGGMHMGDHFGTAWYKGRFTMPYLRDPLMDRGLAVDTLETATRWSNLGHLHAVITQAIGDAMAARPGLPGSKGIVMAHVSHAYEDGASLYFTYVYVRDPDDPYGQWQSIKHAASEAILANGGTISHHHGVGTDHLPYLLREKGQLALNMLRAVKSQVDPLDILNPGKLIPKDRQG
- a CDS encoding beta-galactosidase — protein: GKVDTVAVLSDWAALEPREGIYDWSLIDSAIRFWSEKGKKIHLRISTDAMITNGRMDGDGGAPAWLYDLRVGKMTREEWGKQIALPDYTNPIYLPRLRLFLTALADHMQPFSAIEAADLRGYGMWGEWHSGHDMPDMDTRIRILRAIVDAWQDAFAKRPEPFFLYLSTSWEYRDDLLPAGLASRGNPPPSYERYVTGSAFDYAFSLPRVAPRRDGVAGYIYNNLDGRLMCDVWQSQRKPFIAELGGAVSVFERGERWGYDLQSALDEALQYHANYIMLCNWDVGVMDTVQDLSAAPPVQFYNTHGALMDATLREMGYRLVPVSIDVPDRIVPRRPFHVMHTWENRAQGRLPYPYRFEISLERDGITRWRGVDSVFDPTNIVRGETFRWVSTFDLPDHGFDSGDYTVRISLVNDAGTQRIALPIEDGKGNTYRIGAVHVARETSTRAPLPFETFEGEESAAYRIDDSHGQRTSDAAQVVRGARSVEGVNKGEQEWCEFLQSNPSSLALEPNGVYVVSFLYRPIEAHGGTLEDPGFFYFLARSDSGGISEDRGFTRWRDQPGVGAAAKTVVVALAPHGDYRLMWGIRKKGAVAIDDICVTRVPSDNVIYAAVSPTEANGFRTASLEVAFDPATRQPRSSEVLTTDPALVRLSPNTRYTLSFDYESRVDPQFGSHAWLKLRARSDSGKPDRVLLKWAQRSGSRETKYVTFTTGPSEGDALVWGFANGGSCRVDRVTLFSNPAHG